Proteins co-encoded in one Thermomicrobiales bacterium genomic window:
- a CDS encoding 5-(carboxyamino)imidazole ribonucleotide synthase → MIRVGIIGGGQLGRMLALAGYPLGLRFRFLDPSPDAPVADLGELIVGAYDDPDALARFAEGLDVVTYEFENVPAHVARALERQVPVYPPPAALDVAQDRLSEKTFFNALGIPTPRYVAVDDRAGLDAAVAELGLPAVLKTRREGYDGKGQAILRDAADLDAAWQTLGGRPLILEAFVPYDRELAILAARGRDGSVAVWPVVEIEQVGGMLHRAFVPARRVDDILAATARGYVEIAMAELDYVGVLAIELFQVGDALLVNEMAPRVHNSGHWTIEGARTSQFENHLRAILGYPLGETDALGAIGLQNLIGEMPDPSAILAIPDAHLHHYGKAPRPGRKLGHITVRAADEVTRDERLAGVDARARPTRSRTTSPHPTSP, encoded by the coding sequence ATGATCCGCGTCGGCATCATCGGCGGTGGCCAGCTCGGCCGCATGCTGGCGCTGGCCGGCTACCCGCTCGGCCTGCGCTTCCGCTTCCTCGACCCCTCGCCGGACGCGCCCGTCGCCGACCTCGGCGAGCTGATCGTCGGCGCCTACGACGATCCCGACGCCCTCGCCCGCTTCGCCGAGGGGCTGGATGTCGTCACCTACGAGTTCGAGAACGTGCCGGCCCACGTCGCGCGCGCGCTGGAGCGCCAGGTCCCGGTCTACCCGCCGCCGGCCGCGCTCGATGTCGCCCAGGACCGCCTGTCGGAGAAGACGTTCTTCAACGCGCTCGGCATCCCGACCCCGCGCTACGTCGCCGTCGACGACCGGGCCGGGCTGGACGCCGCCGTCGCCGAGCTGGGCCTGCCGGCCGTGCTGAAGACGCGGCGCGAGGGGTACGACGGCAAAGGTCAGGCCATCCTCCGCGACGCCGCCGACCTCGACGCCGCCTGGCAGACGCTCGGCGGCCGGCCGCTGATCCTGGAGGCGTTCGTCCCCTACGATCGCGAGTTGGCGATCCTCGCCGCCCGTGGTCGCGACGGCTCAGTGGCGGTCTGGCCCGTCGTCGAGATCGAGCAGGTCGGTGGGATGCTCCACCGCGCCTTCGTCCCGGCCCGTCGTGTCGATGACATACTGGCAGCGACGGCCCGCGGTTATGTCGAGATCGCGATGGCGGAGCTGGACTACGTCGGCGTGCTGGCGATCGAGCTGTTCCAGGTCGGCGATGCGTTGCTGGTCAATGAGATGGCCCCGCGCGTCCACAACTCCGGCCACTGGACGATCGAGGGCGCCAGAACAAGCCAGTTCGAAAACCACCTGCGCGCCATCCTCGGCTATCCACTCGGTGAGACCGACGCGCTCGGCGCGATCGGCCTCCAGAACCTGATCGGCGAGATGCCCGACCCGTCCGCGATCCTCGCGATCCCCGACGCGCACCTCCACCACTACGGCAAGGCCCCACGGCCCGGCCGCAAGCTCGGCCACATCACCGTCCGCGCCGCCGACGAGGTGACGCGAGACGAGCGGCTGGCGGGGGTTGATGCTCGGGCGCGCCCGACGCGCAGTCGCACGACATCGCCTCACCCGACCTCTCCCTGA
- the purE gene encoding 5-(carboxyamino)imidazole ribonucleotide mutase, which translates to MAEQPLVGVIMGSRSDWETMAHAVETLEALGVPYETRVVSAHRTPDLLFEYAGSAEARGLEVIIAGAGGAAHLPGMAAAKTVLPVLGVPVESRALKGMDSLLSIVQMPAGIPVGTLAIGRAGAVNAALLAAAIVGANRPAIRAALHEWRARQTQTVLDHPDPREGS; encoded by the coding sequence ATGGCCGAACAGCCGCTGGTGGGCGTGATTATGGGGTCGCGCTCGGACTGGGAGACGATGGCGCATGCGGTCGAGACGCTGGAGGCGCTCGGCGTGCCGTACGAGACGCGCGTCGTCTCGGCGCACCGCACGCCGGACCTGCTGTTCGAGTACGCCGGCAGCGCCGAGGCGCGCGGGCTGGAGGTCATCATCGCCGGCGCCGGTGGCGCGGCGCACCTGCCGGGCATGGCCGCGGCGAAGACGGTCCTGCCGGTCCTCGGGGTGCCGGTCGAATCCCGCGCGCTGAAGGGCATGGACTCGCTGCTGTCGATCGTCCAGATGCCGGCCGGCATCCCGGTCGGAACGCTGGCGATCGGCCGGGCTGGCGCGGTCAACGCCGCGCTGCTGGCCGCCGCGATCGTCGGCGCGAACCGGCCGGCGATCCGCGCCGCGCTCCACGAATGGCGGGCGCGGCAGACTCAGACTGTCCTCGATCACCCCGACCCACGGGAGGGCAGCTAG
- a CDS encoding prolyl oligopeptidase family serine peptidase, which produces MTLKPIVTRTVDVVEDYHGTPVADPYRWLEDAADPEVLAWTEAQNARTQAWLGEHAPKRERIHERLTELWDYPKDSAPMKRGGRYFAFHNPGLLNQPLLTVREALDAEPRTLLDVNQLSDDGTVATTNQAASRDGRLLAYALAESGSDWQTIRVRDVESGADLSDELRWCKFSNIAWLPDGSGFYYSRYPEPGSVPTSRQNSHNRVYLHRIGDPQADDTLVYERPDMPDLHFFAEVSHDGRYLVITASIGTDPRTRIYYRDLASNGDIVPLLDGADAKYEFVDNDDATFYILTDRDAPLGRLVAIDAADPAPERWRDVIPEGGTPLAAVVAAGDRLVALMLIDAQHRIDLYRRDGTFDRMIDLPGIGAVEALSGEPDDPELFLTFTSFLTPPTPYRYDLADPDARLAPLLAPAIDFDSDVYETRQVFFHSQDGTRVPMFVSHRKGLSLHGDNPTLLYAYGGFNISLMPAFSPTNLAWLERGGVFAQANLRGGEEYGEEWHQAGMLERKQNVFDDFIAAAEWLIGNGYTSREKLAINGRSNGGLLVGACLTQRPDLYGAAVCEVPVLDMLRYHRFTVGHFWTPEYGNAEEDPEHFRFLLAYSPLHNVHSGTAYPPTLVTSADTDDRVVPAHAKKFTATLQAAQGGDAPVLLRVEMKAGHGMGKPTAKLIEERADVLAFLSTVLGVDPNDG; this is translated from the coding sequence ATGACACTGAAGCCGATCGTGACCCGCACCGTCGATGTTGTCGAGGACTACCACGGCACGCCAGTGGCCGACCCGTATCGCTGGCTAGAGGATGCAGCCGATCCCGAGGTGCTGGCCTGGACCGAAGCGCAGAACGCGCGGACGCAGGCGTGGCTCGGCGAGCATGCTCCCAAGCGGGAGCGCATCCACGAGCGGCTGACGGAGCTGTGGGACTACCCCAAAGACTCCGCGCCGATGAAGCGCGGCGGGCGCTACTTCGCCTTCCACAATCCCGGCCTGCTGAACCAGCCGCTGCTGACCGTTCGTGAGGCGCTCGACGCCGAGCCGCGGACGCTGCTGGACGTCAACCAGCTCTCCGATGATGGCACGGTCGCGACGACGAACCAGGCGGCCTCGCGCGATGGCCGGCTGCTGGCCTACGCGCTGGCCGAGAGCGGCAGCGACTGGCAGACGATCCGCGTGCGCGACGTCGAGAGCGGCGCTGACCTGTCCGACGAGCTGCGCTGGTGCAAGTTCTCCAACATCGCCTGGCTGCCGGACGGATCGGGCTTCTACTACAGTCGCTACCCCGAGCCGGGCAGCGTCCCGACCTCGCGGCAGAACAGCCACAACCGCGTCTATCTGCACAGGATCGGCGACCCGCAGGCAGACGACACGCTGGTCTACGAGCGGCCAGACATGCCCGACTTGCATTTCTTCGCCGAGGTCAGCCACGATGGCCGCTACCTCGTCATCACCGCCTCGATCGGCACCGACCCGCGGACGCGGATTTACTACCGCGACCTGGCCAGCAACGGCGACATCGTGCCGCTGCTCGACGGCGCCGACGCCAAGTACGAGTTCGTCGACAACGACGACGCGACGTTCTACATCCTGACCGACCGCGACGCGCCGCTCGGCCGGCTGGTGGCGATCGACGCCGCCGACCCCGCGCCAGAGCGCTGGCGCGACGTGATCCCCGAGGGCGGGACGCCGCTGGCGGCGGTCGTCGCGGCCGGCGACCGTCTGGTCGCGCTGATGCTGATCGACGCCCAGCATCGAATCGACCTGTATCGACGCGACGGCACGTTCGACCGGATGATCGACCTGCCCGGGATCGGCGCGGTCGAGGCGCTCTCCGGTGAGCCGGATGACCCGGAGCTGTTCCTCACCTTCACCTCGTTCCTGACGCCGCCGACCCCATACCGCTACGACCTGGCCGACCCCGACGCGAGGCTCGCGCCGCTCCTTGCGCCGGCCATCGACTTCGATAGCGATGTCTACGAGACGCGGCAGGTTTTCTTCCACTCGCAGGATGGCACGCGAGTGCCAATGTTCGTCAGCCATCGCAAGGGTCTGAGCCTGCACGGGGATAACCCGACACTGCTCTACGCCTACGGCGGATTCAACATCAGCCTGATGCCGGCCTTCTCGCCGACCAATCTCGCCTGGCTGGAACGCGGCGGCGTCTTCGCCCAGGCCAACCTGCGCGGTGGCGAAGAGTACGGCGAGGAGTGGCACCAGGCCGGCATGCTGGAGCGCAAGCAGAACGTCTTCGACGACTTCATCGCCGCTGCCGAGTGGCTGATCGGCAACGGCTACACCAGCCGCGAGAAGTTGGCGATCAACGGGCGCTCGAACGGCGGACTACTGGTCGGCGCGTGTCTGACCCAGCGGCCTGACCTCTACGGCGCAGCGGTCTGCGAGGTGCCGGTGCTGGACATGCTGCGTTACCACCGCTTCACCGTCGGGCATTTCTGGACGCCGGAGTATGGAAACGCCGAGGAGGATCCGGAGCACTTCCGCTTCCTGCTGGCCTATTCACCACTGCACAACGTCCACTCCGGCACGGCCTACCCACCGACACTGGTGACCTCGGCCGACACCGACGACCGGGTCGTCCCAGCCCACGCCAAGAAGTTCACGGCGACGCTGCAGGCGGCCCAGGGCGGCGACGCGCCGGTGCTGCTGCGGGTCGAGATGAAGGCCGGCCACGGCATGGGCAAGCCGACCGCCAAGCTCATCGAAGAGCGCGCCGACGTGCTGGCGTTTCTGTCGACGGTGTTAGGGGTGGACCCGAACGACGGATGA
- a CDS encoding DUF2339 domain-containing protein, producing MTADDADLRLRCPSCQAVLPEAARYCPVCGYALDSRTNSLAGPASSLDLRLERIERRLAELDQRLLGLERGAAPPVGVYHEPRPAPPVAPVAAPRPTVAQPPQAAPRPPPPARRRAEPRWSGVDLEDLLSGRGLAWLGGLALIVGAVFFLSLAFSRGWIGPATRVTIGLVSGALMLAGGGWLFERRERVIGHVLVAVGLGVLSLSLLAGCDFYDLFSIHVALLGTFAAAAVAAVIAIHARSQVVAIFGLVAALAAPPLLGAEPDGATIAFLVVVLAGTTAITLTRDWRWLAPVAFVLSAPQLADWVLSNPAVAPALLATWGFWLLHVLAAGGEEYRVPRDRLRPVSAMLLLANASFLIWAGFRLLEGGLDGWRGLFLVGVSLAHAAIAAYFLVVRGQRNPFGLLMAGTALAAFSIAVPVQLGGPIVPIIWAAQAVALTWVYTRTRNGYAASAAVVLGAVAALHLATIEYPFWQIDMAGGPERVFLNGNAATAGFLLASLIVAGWFVHDRFVRMLLAAAGVALVVYVLPFELSGAALVGGWSAVWVVALVLWRTPAFRPDIDDYGVSVRWRALAIRGAAHALAVAAGVAAICAIQHLTALDLPLEDAFAQTRPETPFVNAPSLAAAFMIAAALAGAWIVRAWDRARGWSIVAAVAIAGYLLPFQVVEAAVVAGWSALAVAIALLVRRDAANAALYHGVSLALLGFGALLTIARVAPLDRLAVDATRPIDHPLLWSGATVAGIALAVAAGVAARVVRDKPHGRWLIVAASIAIVYTLSVGLVDAFQRQIGGETALEELQKRAQVGLSILWAVLGGAAFVAGIVMRRREARWLGLGLLGVAAAKVFIVDLASLDAAYRVLSFIGLGILLLLSSWAYQHWMPNLPESDGRPDPVARAGGE from the coding sequence ATGACCGCTGACGATGCTGACCTCCGCCTTCGATGTCCCTCGTGCCAGGCCGTGCTTCCCGAGGCTGCGAGATACTGTCCGGTCTGTGGCTACGCTCTGGATTCGCGGACTAATTCGTTGGCGGGGCCGGCGTCGAGCCTCGATCTGCGACTGGAGCGGATCGAACGACGACTCGCCGAGCTCGACCAACGCCTGCTGGGGCTGGAGCGTGGCGCTGCGCCGCCGGTAGGTGTCTATCACGAGCCACGACCCGCGCCGCCAGTCGCACCCGTTGCCGCGCCACGACCGACAGTAGCCCAACCGCCGCAGGCCGCGCCCCGGCCCCCACCGCCGGCTCGGCGTCGCGCGGAACCGCGCTGGTCGGGTGTGGATCTCGAGGATCTATTGAGCGGCCGCGGACTTGCCTGGCTGGGCGGGCTGGCGCTGATTGTTGGCGCGGTCTTCTTCCTGAGCCTGGCCTTCAGCCGTGGCTGGATCGGGCCGGCTACGCGCGTGACGATCGGTCTGGTTAGCGGAGCGCTGATGCTGGCAGGCGGCGGCTGGCTCTTCGAGCGGCGCGAGCGGGTCATCGGCCACGTCCTGGTCGCCGTCGGTCTCGGCGTCCTCAGCCTCTCACTGCTGGCTGGTTGCGATTTCTACGACCTCTTTTCGATCCACGTCGCGCTGCTCGGCACATTCGCTGCCGCAGCGGTGGCCGCCGTCATCGCTATCCATGCTCGGTCGCAGGTCGTCGCTATCTTCGGTCTCGTTGCCGCGCTGGCGGCTCCCCCACTGCTCGGGGCGGAGCCGGACGGCGCGACGATCGCATTCCTGGTGGTCGTGCTGGCTGGCACGACTGCGATCACGCTCACCCGCGACTGGCGCTGGCTGGCGCCGGTCGCCTTCGTCCTCTCTGCGCCACAGTTGGCAGACTGGGTGCTGAGCAATCCGGCCGTCGCGCCAGCGCTGCTAGCGACCTGGGGCTTCTGGCTGCTCCATGTGCTTGCGGCTGGCGGCGAGGAGTATCGTGTCCCGCGCGACCGGCTGCGCCCCGTCTCGGCGATGCTCCTGCTGGCGAACGCCTCGTTCCTCATCTGGGCCGGGTTCCGGCTGCTCGAAGGCGGACTCGACGGCTGGCGGGGGCTGTTCCTGGTCGGCGTCTCCCTGGCGCATGCCGCCATTGCGGCCTACTTTCTCGTCGTCCGTGGCCAGCGCAACCCATTCGGCCTACTGATGGCTGGCACAGCGCTGGCCGCGTTCAGCATCGCCGTTCCGGTCCAGCTTGGCGGGCCGATCGTCCCGATTATCTGGGCAGCCCAGGCGGTTGCGCTGACCTGGGTCTACACGCGGACACGCAACGGGTATGCGGCCAGCGCGGCAGTCGTCCTTGGCGCTGTCGCAGCGCTACATCTCGCCACGATCGAGTACCCGTTCTGGCAGATCGACATGGCAGGCGGACCGGAGCGTGTGTTCCTCAATGGAAATGCCGCGACAGCCGGGTTCCTGCTGGCCTCGCTGATAGTGGCCGGCTGGTTCGTCCACGATCGCTTCGTTCGGATGCTGCTGGCTGCGGCCGGCGTTGCGCTGGTTGTCTACGTCCTGCCGTTCGAGCTTTCGGGCGCGGCGCTCGTCGGGGGCTGGTCGGCGGTCTGGGTCGTGGCGCTGGTCCTCTGGCGGACACCAGCATTTCGGCCCGATATTGATGATTACGGTGTGTCAGTGCGCTGGCGAGCTCTCGCCATTCGTGGGGCTGCCCATGCGCTGGCGGTCGCCGCGGGCGTCGCCGCCATCTGTGCTATCCAGCACCTGACGGCGCTTGACTTGCCGTTGGAAGATGCCTTTGCTCAAACTAGACCGGAGACTCCGTTCGTCAACGCTCCGAGTCTCGCGGCGGCATTCATGATTGCGGCCGCGCTGGCCGGCGCCTGGATCGTGCGTGCCTGGGATCGCGCCCGTGGCTGGTCGATCGTTGCCGCTGTGGCGATTGCTGGCTACCTGCTGCCGTTCCAGGTTGTGGAAGCGGCGGTCGTGGCCGGCTGGTCGGCCCTCGCCGTCGCGATCGCCCTCCTGGTTCGTCGGGATGCTGCGAACGCCGCCCTGTACCACGGAGTCTCGCTGGCGTTGCTCGGCTTCGGCGCGCTGCTCACGATCGCGCGCGTTGCTCCGCTCGACCGCCTCGCCGTCGACGCCACGCGCCCGATCGACCATCCGTTGCTGTGGAGCGGCGCGACAGTTGCCGGCATCGCGCTGGCAGTCGCCGCAGGTGTTGCTGCCAGAGTCGTGCGCGACAAGCCGCACGGGCGCTGGCTGATCGTTGCCGCGTCGATTGCCATCGTCTACACCCTCTCAGTCGGCCTGGTCGACGCGTTCCAGCGTCAGATCGGCGGGGAGACGGCGCTCGAGGAGCTACAGAAGCGGGCTCAGGTCGGGCTCTCGATCCTCTGGGCCGTTCTCGGCGGCGCGGCGTTCGTCGCCGGCATTGTCATGCGCCGACGCGAGGCTCGCTGGCTGGGGTTGGGATTGCTCGGCGTTGCGGCCGCCAAAGTGTTCATCGTCGACCTGGCTTCCCTCGACGCCGCCTACCGTGTGCTGTCCTTCATCGGACTGGGCATCCTGCTGCTACTCAGCTCGTGGGCCTATCAACACTGGATGCCGAACCTCCCCGAATCAGACGGACGCCCTGACCCCGTCGCTAGAGCTGGTGGGGAGTAG
- a CDS encoding type II toxin-antitoxin system HicB family antitoxin, producing the protein MSDQHYHINVFYSEEDGCFVADIPDLQYCSAFGDTPLEALEQVLVAERLWLDSAREGGRPIPEPRYRPLIYQVA; encoded by the coding sequence ATGAGCGACCAGCATTACCACATCAATGTGTTCTACAGCGAAGAGGATGGCTGCTTCGTCGCCGATATCCCCGACCTTCAGTATTGCTCAGCCTTCGGGGATACTCCGTTGGAAGCGCTCGAACAGGTACTGGTCGCCGAACGGCTCTGGCTCGATTCTGCCCGTGAGGGCGGCCGGCCGATCCCCGAGCCGCGCTACCGTCCGTTGATCTATCAGGTCGCCTGA
- a CDS encoding acyl-CoA dehydrogenase family protein produces MAVDETATDRTTAPLFELDDTHREFQALCRRFVQQHVTPRVEAAERAGQFPLDLMPLMGRNGFLGLTFPEEAGGTGGDMLAIALLSEELGKSCGGIAVTPLASAYMAAPHLAKFGTPEQQERWLLPITTGEKIASIGVTEPATGSDVAGMRTTAAKVDGGYRINGTKLFITNAGFADYIVLGAKTNPTERHRGITMFLIEKDDPGFNLGRPLEKMGWHSSDTRELIFDDCFVPDDRVIGQVGRGFYQIAGSFQTERVTLAGMGVGLAQAAFDDALEYAKTRQAFGQEIGKYQAIRHKLADMATSIHAGRLLLYQAAAKFDSGADDALDLVAMAKLQTAIMANRVADDAVQIFGGYGYIEETRVAMHYRDARILRIGGGTDEIQREILAKRMGL; encoded by the coding sequence ATGGCCGTGGACGAGACTGCGACCGACCGCACGACTGCGCCGCTATTCGAGCTGGACGACACACATCGTGAATTTCAGGCGCTCTGCCGGCGGTTCGTCCAGCAGCACGTGACGCCGAGGGTCGAGGCTGCCGAGCGCGCAGGGCAGTTCCCGCTCGATCTGATGCCGCTGATGGGACGCAACGGATTCCTCGGGCTGACCTTTCCGGAGGAGGCCGGTGGGACGGGCGGCGATATGCTGGCGATCGCGCTCCTCTCCGAGGAGCTGGGCAAGTCGTGTGGCGGCATCGCGGTGACACCGCTGGCCAGCGCCTACATGGCCGCGCCACACCTGGCGAAGTTCGGCACGCCGGAGCAGCAGGAGCGCTGGCTGCTGCCGATCACGACCGGCGAGAAGATCGCCTCGATCGGCGTCACCGAGCCCGCCACGGGGTCGGACGTGGCCGGTATGCGGACGACGGCAGCGAAGGTCGACGGCGGCTACCGGATCAACGGGACGAAGCTGTTCATCACCAACGCCGGGTTCGCCGACTACATCGTCCTCGGCGCGAAGACCAACCCGACCGAGCGACACCGCGGCATCACGATGTTCCTCATCGAGAAGGACGACCCGGGCTTCAACCTCGGCCGGCCACTGGAGAAGATGGGCTGGCACTCGTCCGACACCCGCGAGCTGATCTTCGACGACTGCTTCGTGCCGGACGACCGTGTGATCGGCCAGGTCGGCCGGGGGTTCTACCAGATCGCCGGATCGTTCCAGACCGAACGCGTCACACTGGCCGGGATGGGTGTCGGGCTGGCGCAGGCGGCGTTCGACGACGCGCTGGAGTACGCGAAGACGCGGCAGGCGTTCGGGCAGGAGATCGGAAAATACCAGGCGATCCGCCACAAGCTGGCCGACATGGCGACGAGCATCCACGCCGGCCGGCTGCTGCTCTACCAGGCAGCGGCCAAGTTCGACAGCGGCGCGGACGACGCGCTCGACCTCGTCGCGATGGCCAAGCTGCAGACGGCGATCATGGCCAATCGCGTCGCCGACGACGCAGTCCAGATCTTCGGCGGCTACGGCTACATCGAGGAGACCCGCGTCGCGATGCACTATCGCGACGCGCGCATCCTGCGCATCGGCGGCGGCACCGACGAGATCCAGCGCGAGATCCTGGCAAAGCGGATGGGGTTGTGA
- a CDS encoding metal-sulfur cluster assembly factor yields MVQLNKDLILEMLKDVYDPELGVNIVDLGLVYDAIISEENDVEVIMTLTSMGCPLGPVIFEEVHRALGGLMGIGNIDLKIVWTPPWSPAMMSEDARDELGIW; encoded by the coding sequence ATGGTGCAACTGAACAAAGACCTGATTCTGGAGATGCTGAAGGATGTCTACGACCCGGAGCTGGGCGTCAATATCGTCGACCTCGGCCTGGTCTACGACGCGATCATCTCCGAGGAGAATGATGTCGAAGTCATCATGACACTCACCTCGATGGGCTGCCCGCTCGGGCCGGTCATCTTCGAAGAGGTCCACCGCGCCCTCGGGGGGCTGATGGGCATCGGCAATATCGACCTCAAGATCGTCTGGACGCCGCCCTGGTCGCCGGCCATGATGAGCGAAGACGCGCGCGACGAGCTCGGTATCTGGTAG